The Coleofasciculus sp. FACHB-1120 region TTAAGAACGATATCTGGATTACTGAAATGGCTCAAAAGGGTATGATTTCGCCCTTTGAGCCTAAATTAGTTCGTCGTGTGGACGACTTACCTGTTATCTCATTTGGTCTGAGCAGCTTTGGTTACGATATCAGGCTCTCGCCTGTGGAATTCCACATTTTCAGGCATATTCCCGGTACAGTCGTCGATCCCAAAAACTTTAATCCTGAAAATTTGGAGCCGACAAAACTCCATACCGATGCGAATGGTAGCTATTTCATTCTGCCAGCTCATACCTATGGATTAGGAGTGGCATTAGAAAGACTAGAAGTGCCTGAAAATATTACTGTATTGTGCATTGGAAAAAGCACGTATGCACGCTGCGGGATTATCTGCAATCTAACGCCTGCTGAGGCTGGTTGGAGAGGACATTTAACCCTAGAGGTTTCCAATTCATCAAATGCAGATTGCCGTATTTATCCCAATGAAGGAATTGTGCAACTGCTATTTTTTGAGGGTAAACCTTGCGAGGTGAGCTATGAATCTCGGCAGGGTAAATATCAAGATCAGCCAGAAAAAATTGTTATAGCACGAATATAAGGAAATACTCAGGTGAAATATTTTCGTGTTGAGGTAGTTGCTGCCACGCCGAATCCCCAACAAGTTATCTGGGCAGCAATGCATCAAGATTACTCTGAAGAGTTGGTTTGGAATAGTTGCGCTCGCTGGCCTGATGAGGAACGAAGCGGCGAACTGATTATTAAACATTTATTATCAGGCGATCGCGGACATTACGGCCCTCTAGAACATCCTCAAATTACTGTTAATGTGGGTTATTTCCCGCATTCGATGATGCAGCAACTCCGCACTCATCGCGTCGGCGTGAGTTTTGATGTACAATCCTTCCGTTATACCGGACAGAGAATTGTTGATGTTGTAGAGGGCAAATTAGATATAGAAGAAGCTTTCTATTTACGTCCGGTTGGTAACTATACGAACCGTCAGGGAAAACGCTATTTGTATTCGGAGGAACAACGTCAGGCTGATTTGCAATGGTGCGAAGATGCCTGCAAACATTATAAAAAACGCATAGATGAAGGACTTTCAGAAGAACACGCTAGAGGAATTATTCCTTTTGATGCCAGACAGCATTTTGTGCTGAGTTGTAATGTGCGATCGCTCATGCATCTTTTAGACTTGAGATGGAAAAAAGATGCTCAACTTGAAGCGCAAAAGTTTTGCGAATTGCTCTGGGTTCATTTTGAACAATGGACACCTGCGATCGCTCAATGGTATTTGGAAAACCGAGCAAAAAAGGCAAAATTAGCTCCATAGCTTGCCAAAATAAACTTTATATGGTTACGAAGACCATGACCGCCTGAAGTTAAAAAAGCCTTCTAAGAAGTCTTCCAGGCGGGTATTTTTCCGAAGTCGTTGTCGGTGCCACTCGTTAGCAGTTTGCTGAATAATTTCTGATAGGGTGGGAGAAATGGCAGGCAGTTGGCACAGAGCATCCACTTTGATTTTCTGCCGCATAGCCAGAGCGATCGCTCCCATTAACTCACCCGCTTCCATCCCCACTAGCGTTGCGCCTAGAATTTCTCCATTGCGACGCACCAGAATTTTACAAAATCCCGTGATTTCCCCTAATATCTGGGCTGCTGCCACTGCCTTGAAATATTGTCGCAACACTAAGACATCTTTACCGTACTGGCGTCTCGCTTGCGCCTCGGTTAAACCAACCCGCGCCAGCATCGGTTCAGAAAAAACGCCTGTCGGAATGCCGCGATAGTCTACTTTGAAAATAGGCGCAAACAAAGCATTTTTGAGGGCGATGCAGGCTTCGTACCGGGAAATGTGGGCAGCTTGATAACCCCCAGCAACGTCACCACAAGCGTAAATCCGGGGGTTCGTTGTTTGCAGTTTCTCGTTCAACTCCATGCCACGGCGATTCATCTTGACGCCAACACCTTCCAAGTTTAAAGAGGTGACATTCGGTTGCGGTCGAGTACATAGCACAATTTCATCGGCTTCAATCGCTTTGTTGCCAGCGAGAACCCACTTTTTACCATCAATTCGTTTAACTTGCGTCACCTCTGTTTGAGTCAAGACGCGAACGCCCTCAATTTCTAGCTGTGCTTGTACCACTCTTGCCGCCTCTGGGTCTTCTTTCGGCAGAATGTGGGAACTGCGTACCACCAGGGTGACATCTGCGCCCAACCGAGATAAAGTCTGCGCCAGTTCGGTGCCAGATGCGCCACCGCCAATGACCACCCAGCAGGGGCGAGGAGATGCGTCTACAGCTATCTGTTCGGGGAATATCTGCTGCCAAATATCTATCGGCGTTCGATAGCCAGTAGCTTCGAGTCCGTCAATTGCTGCAATCCCCGGACGAGAACCCGTGGCAATCAGGTAAGCACGCGATCGCAATCTCCGTCCGTTGACGACAAAGCCGAGGTAAGGTTTTCGGCAAAATTCCCCTTCCCCGACAACAACATCAACGCCCAAAGAAGCCAAAATCGCTGGGGAATTTTGTTCTTCCAGGGTGGAGACCATGCTATCTGCCCACTGGATTGCCTCAGCCAATCGCACCCCTGGAATGGCTTGCTGTTCTGTAGAATCAGCCAGATCCCAGGAGACACCGAATCGATCGGCGTCACTCAGCGGGTGAATCACTCGCCTAAGCTGAGTCAAAGCTTTGGGATAGAGAGACCCTAACTGTAAAGAAGATCGCTCGCGTTGCCCCTCCGGAGTCGGCTGGGGTTCAACTAAGGCAACGCGGGCTTGCAGGTTGGCAGCAGCAACTGCGGCATGACGCCCTGCCTCTGTGCCGCCTATTACGACTAAGTCGTACTCAACTGCCATGATTTGTTCTTTGTCAGTTGTTAATTGCTGAGTGCTAATTGTTTATGGCTAATGGAAAAAATTAATAATTAGCCATTACAAGATTGCTGCTAGACCGTCGATTAGGCGCTGGTTATCAAATTCAGAACGCACCGCGACTCGGAAGTAGCGATCGCCTAATTCTGGAAAGCTCAAGCAGTCACGAATCAGAATTTTACTCTGCTTGAGAAGTTTTTCCTGTACTTGCGAACTGGGTTGTTCTGACTCAACCAGCAAAAAGTTAGCAGCACTCGGTAGCGGTTGCAATCCCGGTATTTGCGCCAAACCTTGAAATAGGTAGGACCTTGCCGGTTCCAACCATTCCCAGGTTTGCTGTTGAAATTGCGTATCTTTTACCACCGCAACACCAGCGGCAGCGGCTAAGGTGTTGACGGGCCAAGGATCGCGCCACTGTTGCCAGCGACGCAGACGGTCTGGGTGAGCGATCGCATAACCTAAGCGCAGCCCTGGCAGACTGTAGAACTTGGTGAGCGATCGCAGAATCACCAAATTCGGGTACTCTTGCACCACTGGAATAAGGCTTTGCTGCTGGGAAGGCGGCAGAAAATCCATAAAGGCTTCGTCCATCACCACCAGCGCAAATTTCTCCAGATAAGGGATCAGAGTCTCCCGCAAAAACATCTGACCCGTGGGATTGTGCGGGTTA contains the following coding sequences:
- the thyX gene encoding FAD-dependent thymidylate synthase, giving the protein MKYFRVEVVAATPNPQQVIWAAMHQDYSEELVWNSCARWPDEERSGELIIKHLLSGDRGHYGPLEHPQITVNVGYFPHSMMQQLRTHRVGVSFDVQSFRYTGQRIVDVVEGKLDIEEAFYLRPVGNYTNRQGKRYLYSEEQRQADLQWCEDACKHYKKRIDEGLSEEHARGIIPFDARQHFVLSCNVRSLMHLLDLRWKKDAQLEAQKFCELLWVHFEQWTPAIAQWYLENRAKKAKLAP
- a CDS encoding NAD(P)/FAD-dependent oxidoreductase, yielding MAVEYDLVVIGGTEAGRHAAVAAANLQARVALVEPQPTPEGQRERSSLQLGSLYPKALTQLRRVIHPLSDADRFGVSWDLADSTEQQAIPGVRLAEAIQWADSMVSTLEEQNSPAILASLGVDVVVGEGEFCRKPYLGFVVNGRRLRSRAYLIATGSRPGIAAIDGLEATGYRTPIDIWQQIFPEQIAVDASPRPCWVVIGGGASGTELAQTLSRLGADVTLVVRSSHILPKEDPEAARVVQAQLEIEGVRVLTQTEVTQVKRIDGKKWVLAGNKAIEADEIVLCTRPQPNVTSLNLEGVGVKMNRRGMELNEKLQTTNPRIYACGDVAGGYQAAHISRYEACIALKNALFAPIFKVDYRGIPTGVFSEPMLARVGLTEAQARRQYGKDVLVLRQYFKAVAAAQILGEITGFCKILVRRNGEILGATLVGMEAGELMGAIALAMRQKIKVDALCQLPAISPTLSEIIQQTANEWHRQRLRKNTRLEDFLEGFFNFRRSWSS
- the dcd gene encoding dCTP deaminase; translated protein: MIKNDIWITEMAQKGMISPFEPKLVRRVDDLPVISFGLSSFGYDIRLSPVEFHIFRHIPGTVVDPKNFNPENLEPTKLHTDANGSYFILPAHTYGLGVALERLEVPENITVLCIGKSTYARCGIICNLTPAEAGWRGHLTLEVSNSSNADCRIYPNEGIVQLLFFEGKPCEVSYESRQGKYQDQPEKIVIARI
- the cobD gene encoding threonine-phosphate decarboxylase CobD — translated: MTRPVHGGNLAWAAALAGCSPDLIVDFSASINPLGPPQSALAAIGAHLERLRAYPDPDYGELRVSLGKLHQLPPDWILPGNGSAELLTWASWDLSELTGTCLVTPAFGDYWRALRTFNANVHECPLPDFGSSILDLRFPIQNPKSKIQNPIGLLVNNPHNPTGQMFLRETLIPYLEKFALVVMDEAFMDFLPPSQQQSLIPVVQEYPNLVILRSLTKFYSLPGLRLGYAIAHPDRLRRWQQWRDPWPVNTLAAAAGVAVVKDTQFQQQTWEWLEPARSYLFQGLAQIPGLQPLPSAANFLLVESEQPSSQVQEKLLKQSKILIRDCLSFPELGDRYFRVAVRSEFDNQRLIDGLAAIL